In Rhodococcus pseudokoreensis, the DNA window TCGAAGTAGCGCGACAGCGGCTTGAACGCGTCGTTGACGGTGACGTCCCCGCTCGACGGCAGTTCGAGTTCCTGCAGCACCGGTGCGCTCGCGCGGGTGGCGAACGTGTCGGCGGGCAGCAGCAGGACGGGCAGCCGGTTGATGGTGGCGAGCGCCGCACCGGTCAGCATGTTGGTCGAGCCGGGGCCGACGCTGGCCGACACGGCCCAGGTCTGCAGGCGATCCTTCTGGCGGGCGTACGCGACCGCGCTGTGCACCATCGCCTGCTCGTTGCGGCCGAGGACGTACGGCAGTTCCGGTTCGGTGCCGGCCTCGACGGCGTCGATCTCGGCCTGCAGCAGTGCCTGACCGAGTCCGGCGACGTTGCCGTGGCCGAAGATGCCGAAGCAGCCGGCGAAGAACTTGGTGCGTTCGCCGTCCCGCTCGACGTACTGATTGGCGAGGAATCGGATGGTCGCCTGAGCCACCGTGAGGTGGACGGTGCCCTCGGCGTTGGGGTTCTTGCTCGCCGACATCGGCGCGGTGGACACCACGGTCATGCTCCTTCGGACGGTGCGTGGAGGGGGAGGCGGGGATCGACGGTCTGGTGTTCCCAGCTGCCGCGCAGCCAGGTGTGTGCCGGGTCGTCGCAGATGTTCCAGGAACGTTCTTCGCCCGGTCCGGCCATCACGTTCAGGTAGTACATGTGATGTCCGGGGGCGGCGATCGACGGTCCGTGGTAGCCGTGCGGAACGAGGACCACATCGCCGGATCGCACTTCCTCGAGGACCTCGATGGGCCGCTCGACAGTGCCGTACACACGATGGTAGCCGAATCCGGTGCCGCCGAAATCCACTGCGGTGTCGCCTGCTTCGGCGATCTCGAAGTAGTAGATCTCCTCGAGCTGGGATTCGACGTCGCTGTTCTCGTCGTGCTTGTGGCTCGGGTACGACGACCAGTTGCCGCCGGGTGTGATGACCTCGCACGCGATGATCGAGTCGGCCTCGAACCGGTCGGCGGTGCCGAAATTGTGCACCTGCCGGCTGCAGTTGCCCGCGCCGCGCAGTTCGACGGACACGTCCGCGGCCGGAACGTACCGGAACGGGAACTTCTGCCGGGCGCGGGCGCCGCACAGTGCGAAACGGCCACCGGTCGCGCTCGCCACCGTGTAGGCGGAGTCCCGTCCCACGTAGGCGAAGTCGCTCGGCCCGTCGAACACGGACCGCCGACCGGTGAGTGCGAACTCGGTGCCCTCACTCGACACCGACGCGGACCCGGCGAGCGGTACGACGATGATCTCGTCGTCGCGGGTGGTGAGTTCGGCCGACCCGCCGGGTGCCAGGGTGAGCACCCGGAGGCTCGATTCCGTCCAGCCCGCCGACTCGGGGGTGACCTCGAGGTCGAACGGCCCGGTGGCCGCGGAACCGACCGGCACGTAGTACTTGCTGTTCATCGTGGGCCTCTCCGGCGTGCGTCAGTGAACGAGGGATACGGCGGTGTCGACCGCGGCGGCGACGTCCTCGTCCCGCGGGTACAGCAGGGTGCGCCCGACGATCAGGCCGCGGACCGACGGCAGTGCCAGAGCCTTGCCCCAGCTCGCGAACGTCTCCTCGGGGGCCGTCTGCGGGTCTCCGCCGAGCAGCAGCGTGGGAAGCGTGGTCGCGTCCATGACGCGTTCCATCTCGTCGACCACCGGAAGCTTCATCCAGGTGTACGCGGACGTGGAGCCCAGACCCTGGCTGATGTGGATGGACTTGATCACGGCGTCGGCGCTGAGGTCGTTCTTGACCTTGCCGTCGACACGGCGCGACAGGAACGGTTCCACCATGGCCATCAGTCCGGCCGCGGCCAGCGAATCGACGGCCTCGGCGCAGGCGGTGAGGGTGGAGAGGGTGCCCGGATCGTCGAGGTCGATGCGGCACAGCATCTTTCCGCCGTTCATGCCGGCCTTCGCGGTGCCCGCCGCGGTGTAGCCGGTCATCCGGTCGTCGAGTTCGAAGCTGGCACCTGCCAGGCCGCCGCGGTTCATCGACGAGATGACCACCTTGTCGTCGAGTGCGCCGAGCAGCACCAGATCGTCGAGGATGTCGGCGGTGGCGAGCACGCCGTCCACGCCGGGATTGCGCAGCGCGGTGCGGAGGCGGTCGAGGAGGTCGGTGCGACTGTTCATCGCGGTCGGACGGTCGCCGACCGACAGTGCGCCGCGGGCGGGGTGGTCGGCGGCGACGATCATGAGCCGGCCGTTACCGCGCACCGTGGGCCGGGCGACGCGGGTCGCCCAGGCGCGGTCGATGGCGGCCGGATCACTGGCGCGTACCTCGGTGACGTCGGCATAGGTCGCGCAGACTGCGCGGTGAGCGAGAGTTTCAGACATTGACAGCCTCCGAAGCGGTGGATTCGGCGAGCTCACGGACCTCGTCGGCCGTCGGCATCGCGGTGGAGCATTCGAGCCGGGAAGCGACGATCGCCCCCGCGGCGTTGGCGTAGCGCAGGATCTTCTCCAGGGGCCACCCGGCGAGCAGACCGTGGCACAGCGACCCGCCGAAGCTGTCGCCGGCGCCGAGGCCGTTGACGACGTCGACCTCGTTGGGCGGAACCGTGATGGACTGGCTGCGGGTCTTGCCGAGCACACCCTTGGGGCCCTGCTTGACGATGGCCAGTTCGACACCGAGGTCGAGCAGCGCGTCCGCGGCCTTGTGTGCGTTGGTCTCGCCGACCGCGATCTCGCACTCCTCACGGTTGCCGACCGCGACGGTGACGTGCTGGAGGGCACGCTGCACCTGCGCGGTGGCGTCGGCGGGGGAGGACCAGAACATCGGGCGGTAGTCGAGGTCGAGAACAGTGTGGCTGCGACGTCCGCGCGCCTCCCAGGCGGCGAAATGTGCGCTGCGGCTGGGCTCTTCGGACAGTCCGGTGACGGTCGACCAGTACAGCTTGGCGTCGCGGATCGCGTCGAGGTCGAGGTCTGCGGGCTTCACCTGCAGGTCCGGCGCGGCCGGCTTGCGGTAGAAGTACAGCGGGAAGTCGTCCGGCGGGAAGATCTCGCAGAACGTGACGGGGGTCGGGTGGTCGGTGTCGATGCCGACGTACCGGTTGTCGACGCCGAGATCGGTGAGTGCCGAGCGGACGTAGCGTCCGAACGGATCGTTGCCGACACCCGAGATGAGCGCGCTGCGGCAGCCGAGGCGGGCGGCGGCGACGGCGACGTTGGCGGCGCTTCCGCCGAGGAACTTTCCGAACGTCTCGACGTGCTCGAGTCCGACTCCGGTCTGCAATGGGTAGATGTCCACACCGCAGCGCCCGATGGCGAGGACGTCCAATCCGTTCCGGTTGGGTTGCGTCTGGTTGGTGGTCAAGGCTGACTCCCGAATAGGTCGTTGTGGGTGGTCTGCGCAGGGCGCCGAGGTCTGGTTGAAACTGTGCTCCACATCACCGGCTCCTGTCAAGACTTTGTCCTGACATTATTACTTGAAGTCAATCTGGTGTTAGTGTTCGCATACACTGCCGGAAAGATCGGCGGCGGCGGACGTCGCCACGCGCACGAGGATCGGAGTTGTCCGTGGGTGCACCACTCGCAGTCGAGCTCGACAGATCGAGCCCGGTTCCGCTGTATTTCCAGCTCGCGCAGACGATCGAGAACGCGATCATCGGCGGGGAACTCGCGCCCGGCGACCGCTTCGAGAACGAACTGGCGCTCGCCAAACGTCTGAACCTGTCGCGCCCGACCACGCGCCGCGCCATCCAGGAACTCGTCGACAAGGGGCTGCTCGTCCGCAAGCGCGGCGTCGGCACGCAAGTCGTGCAGAGCGCCGTGCACCGGCCGGTCGAGCTCACCAGTCTCTTCGACGACCTCGCCCGCGCAGGGCAGAGCCCGACCACCAAGCTCCTCGACTACCAGGTCGCCGTGCCTGCCGAGGACGTGGCCGCCGAACTCAACCTGCAACCCGGCAGTGAGGTCGCGTCCATCCGGCGCCTCCGCAGCACCAACGGCGAACCGCTCGCACTGATGACCAATCACATCCCGGTGGATCTCGCGCCGGACCCCGAGGAACTCGAGGCGCACGGCCTGTACCACGCACTCCGCGCCCGCGGCGTGCACATCCGACTCGCGCGGCAACGCATCGGCGCGAAAGCGGCGAGCAAGGCGGAGGCGTCACTTCTCGACGAGAAGACCGGGGCGCCGCTGCTCACGATGAACCGGACCGCGTTCGACGATTCGGGAAGCGCCGTCGAGTTCGGCAGCCACTGCTACCGGGCGTCGCGGTACTACTTCGACACCACCGTTGTCGATCGTTAGAACGGGGCGCGCGACGTCGTTCCCCCGGGGAATGGCCCTGCTGGTGGCGGGCGCCCTCTTCATGGAGATTCTCGACGCCACCATCATCGCCCCCGCCGTCCCGCTGATCGCCGACTCCTTCGGCGTCGACCCCGTCGACGTCAACATCGCGATCTCCGCCTACCTGGTCACGGTCGCAGTCCTCATCCCCGCGAGCGGGTGGGTGGCCGACCGCTTCGGGACCCGCCGGGTGTTCGTCGCCGCCATCGCCGTGTTCACGCTGGCGTCCATCGGCTGCGCGGCGAGCGTGTCCCTGCCGATGCTCGTCGCCATGCGGGTGCTGCAGGGAGTCGGCGGCGCCATGATGGTGCCGGTCGGACGGCTCGCGGTGCTGCGGTCGAGCACGAAGGGCGATCTCGTCCGTGCGATAGCTCTGCTCACGTGGCCCGCGCTCGCCGCGCCCGTCATCGCACCCCTGCTCGGCGGCGCGATCGCCACGGTGGGCTCGTGGCGGTGGATCTTCGTCATCAACATTCCCATCGGCCTCCTCGGAATCCTGCTGTCGCTGAAGCTGGTTCACGGAGCCGGCTCGCGGTCGGCGAGGAAGCTGGACTGGCGGGGCCTGCTCGGGGTCGGAACGGGAATCGCGGCGGCCCTGATCGCCCTGGAAAGCATCCGCGTGACGGGCACCGACTGGCGCCGGGTCGCGATCGGGGGAGTGGTCGCGGTCGTCCTGCTGGTCGCGTCCGCGGTCCATCTCGTCCGCACTCCGCACCCGCTCGTCGACGTCCGCGTGCTGCGTGTCCGGACGCTGCGGACCACCGTCACCGGGGGTTCGCTCTACCGCCTGATCGTGACGGCCGTGCCGTTCCTGCTGCCGCTGCAGTTCCAACTCGGCTTCGGCTGGACGCCTTTTCTCGCCGGTCTGCTCGTCGCCGCGCTGTTCGCCGGCAACATCGCGATCAAGCCCTTCACGACGCCGCTGATGCGCCGCTTCGGGATCAGGCCGATCCTGCTGGTCAATGCGCTGCTGTCGGTGGGTTGCTTCGGTTTGCTCGCCGCACTGAGTTCGTCGACCCCGATGCCCGTCATCGCAGGCGTCCTGTTCGTGAGCGGAGCCCTGCGGTCGGTCGGATTCACCGCGTACAACAGTCTCGCGTTCTCCGACGTCGATCGCGCCGACCTCACGCACGCGAACACTCTCAACGCCGCCGTGCAGGAACTGGCGGCCGGACTCGGGATCGCACTCGCCGCGCTCGCGCTCACCGCGTTCACGCCGCTGGCGACGTCGTCCGAGCACGGGTTCGGATCCGAATATTCCTGGACCTTCGTCCTTTTGGGCCTGCTGATGCTCGGCACGGTCGTCGACACCCTGCGGCTGCCGCGCGACGCGGGGGCGTCGGTCACGCGCTGATCGCGTCCCCTTCTTTCTGCATTTCCGCCCGATTTCCGGGCCGGCAGCGGTGACGCGTGCGCCCGCGCATTTGATATGTGGTCCTAATGTCCAGACAAACTATTGACTTTCGGGTGTGACGCGTATTACATCTAAGGCACACGGCCAAGACGTCAACGAGCCGTTCGTCCCCCGAGAGGAAAAACAGATGAACTTCCCCAACCGGCGTCGCGTGGCAGTACTGGCCTGCGCGAGTGCCCTGGTGATGAGCCTCGCGGCGTGCTCGAGCACCGGCGGCAAGCCGGACAGCAGCGGGTCCGGGATCGGCGCGGGCAGCGCCGACACCCCGCGCATCACGATCGCGATGGTCACCCACGCGGCACCGGGTGACACGTTCTGGGACCTGATCCGCACCGGTGCGCAGGATGCCGCCGACAAGGACAACGTCGAACTGAAGTACTCCTCCGATCCTCAGGCCCCCAATCAGGCCAACCTCGTGCAGACCGCGATCGACTCCAAGGTCGACGGCCTCGCACTCACCCTCGCCACCCCCGAAGCGATGGCGCCCGCCGTCAAGAGCGCGCAGGACGCCGGTATCCCGATCTCCGCGTTCAACGCCGGATACGGCGCCTGGAAGGACATGGGCGTCAGCCAGTACTTCGGGCAGGACGAGACCATCGCCGGCCAGGCCGCGGGCAACCGGCTGAACGACGACGGCGCCAAGCACGTCATCTGTGTCATCCAGCAGCAGGGCCAGATTCAGCTCGAATCCCGTTGCGCCGGTGCCAAGCAGACGTTCCGCGGCACGTTCGAGACGCTCAACGTCAACGGCGAGGACATGCCGTCGGTGAACTCGACTATCGCCGCCAAGCTCCAGCAGGACCCGTCCATCGACGGTGTCCTCACGCTCGGCGCCCCGATCGCCCTGACCGCCGTCCAGTCCGTCGGCAACGCGGGAAGCCCTGCCAAGGTCTTCACGTTCGACACCAACGCGGCCCTCGTCGACGCCATCTCCGACGGCAGCGTGCAGTGGGCGATCGACCAGCAGCCGTACCTGCAGGGCTACCTGGCCATCGACTCGCTGTGGCTGTACCTGAACAACGGGAACGTCATCGGTGGCGGCGGGCCCACGCTGACCGGGCCCTCGTTCATCGACAAGACCAACATCGACAAGGTCGCCGAGTACGCCAAGGCCGGCACCCGCTGACCGGCGGTCGATTCACATGACAGGACACACGATCCGGACCCCGGTGGGTCCATCTCTCGCACACACAGTCACCGACACCATCGACCCGGTCGCAGGACCGGCCGGCACCGCACAACGCTGAGATCCACCGGCGCGGAGAGGAAATCATGTCCACACAGCAAGATCTGGACCTTGCCAGTCACAAGGTCGTCCACGACGAGCGGGTGAAGGAACAAAAACGCCTGCAACGGCTGCTGGTACGCCCGGAAGTCGGGTCCCTGTTCGGTGCGATCGCGATCTTCATCTTCTTCATGATCGTCGCACCCCCGTTCCGCAGCCCCGAGGCCCTGGCCACCGTCCTCTACGCCTCCTCCACCATCGGGATCATGGCCTGCGCGGTCGCGCTGCTGATGATCGGCGGCGAATTCGACCTCTCCGCCGGTGTCGCGGTCACCACCAGCTCCCTCGCGGCGTCGATGATCGCCTACAACCTGCACCTGAACCTGTGGGCCGGCGCCGCCCTCGCCCTGGTGGTGTCCCTCGCCGTCGGATTCTTCAACGGCTACCTGGTGATGAAAACGAAGATCCCCAGCTTCCTGATCACCCTGAGCTCGTTCCTGATGCTCACCGGCATCAACCTGGCGGTCACCAAACTGATCACCGGGCAGGTCGCCACCCCCAGCGTCTCCGACATGCAGGGCTTCGACTCGGCGAAGAAGGTATTCGCGTCCTCCTTCGTGGTCGGTGGGGTGTCCGTCCGGATCACGGTGGTGTGGTGGCTGCTGTTCACCGCGATCGCCACCTGGGTGCTGTTCAAGACCCGGATCGGGAACTGGATCTTCGCCGTCGGCGGCAACCAGGACTCCGCCCGCGCCATCGGCGTGCCGGTCACCAAGGTCAAGATCGGGTTGTTCATGACCGTCGGGTTCGCCGCCTGGTTCGTCGGCATGCACCTGCTGTTCTCGTTCAACACCGTCCAGTCCGGGCAGGGAATCGGCAACGAGTTCCTGTACATCATCGCCGCGGTCATCGGCGGCTGCCTGCTCACCGGCGGCTACGGCACCGCGATCGGCGCCGCGATCGGCGCGTTCATCTTCGGGATGACCAACCAGGGCATCGTCTACGCCGGCTGGAACCCGGACTGGTTCAAATTCTTCCTCGGCGCGATGCTGCTGTTCGCGGTCATCGCCAACAACGCCTTCCGCAACTACGCCGCCAAGAGGTGACCGGTATGAGTACCACCGAACAGATCCCCGTCGACACCGAACCCGGTGGAGGCGGCAAGATCCCGCTGATCGAACTCAAACACGTCGGCAAGCAGTACGGCAACATCATCGCCCTCGAGGACATCAACCTGCGCGTCAAGGCCGGGGAGGTCACCGGTGTCCTCGGCGACAACGGGGCCGGCAAGTCCACCCTGATCAAGATCATGGCCGGCCTGCACCAGCAGAGTGCCGGGGACCTGCTCGTCGACGGTGAGGCGCTGACGTTCGGGTCGCCGAAGGAGGCCCTGTCCAAGGGCATCGCCACCGTCTACCAGGACCTGGCGGTGGTGTCGCTGATGCCGGTGTGGCGGAACTTCTTCCTCGGCCAGGAACTGCGCAAGGGCCCGCTGCGGTCCCTCGACTCGAACGCGATGCGCGCCACCACCAAGGAAGAACTCCACAAGATGGGCATCGACCTGCCCGACGTCGACGCCCCCATCGGATCGCTGTCCGGTGGTCAACGCCAGTGCGTGGCGATCGCCCGGGCGATCTTCTTCGGCGCCCGCGTCCTGATCCTCGACGAGCCCACCGCCGCCCTGGGTGTCAAACAGTCCGGGATGGTCCTGCGCTACATCTCCGCCGCCAAGGAACAAGGCTTCGGGGTGGTGTTCATCACCCACAACCCGCACCACGCGTACATGGTCGGCGACCACTTCGTGCTCCTCAACCGCGGCCGCCAGAAACTGGACTGCACCTTCGACGAAATCAGCCTCGAAGAACTCACCCAGCAAATGGCCGGCGGCGACGAACTCGAAGCACTCACCCACGAATTGCGGCGTTAGGCACCGACACGACGAAGCGCCCGGCTCCCCCGCCGGGCGCTTCGTTCGTTTTCGGAGTGGATCAGACCCGTGCCTTGGCCTTCGCTCTGGTGAGCGCGACGTCCTCCTTGTCGAGGTCGAGCAGCGGGGTGCGGGAGTTCTCCTTGGCGGTGGAGGCGGACGCCGCGGCGATGAGCGCGCAAACGGCGGTGAAGATCGCCACCGGCACCCAGTTCTTGGGGTCGCCGCCGCGGAGGGCCTGGGCGATGGTCGGTGCGAAGCCGGCGAGAGCGAAACCGAGCTGAGTGCCGATCGCCATGCCGGAGTAGCGAACCCGCGAGGAGAACATCTCTGCGTAGAACGCGGGCCAGATGGCGTTGGTGCCGGCGTAGACGCCACCCATCAGCAGGATGCCCGCCAGGAAGATCATGGCGACGTTGCCGGTGCCGATCGCGGCGAAGTACAGGAAGATTCCGGCGGCCGAACCGATCGCGCCGCCGATGAACACCGGCTTGCGGCCGATCCGGTCGGACAGCATGCCGAACAGCGGCTGCGAGACGAGGGCCACCGCGTTGGCGGCGATCGCGACCCACAGCATGGTGGTGCGGCTCATCCCGATCTCCGGGGTGGTGGCGTATGCGAGGCCGAACACGGAGAACACGGTGCTGACGACGGCGATGAAGGCGCAGAAGACGACGCGCAGAACGTCGCGCCAGTGCGTGCGGAAGAGATCGACGACGGGCAGCGGGGCGGGCGCCTCGTCGAGGGCCTCCTTGTTGGCGATGAAGATCTCGGGCTCTTCGAGCTTGCGACGCACGATGTACGCGACGACCAGGACGAGCAGGCTGCACCAGAACGGCACGCGCCAGCCCCAGCTGTAGAGAGTCTCGTCGGGCAGTGCCGCGACGGGGATGAACGCGAGGCTCGCGACGATGAAGCCGGCCTGGGTGCCGGTGAGCGTCCAGCTGCAGAAGAAGCCGCGGCGGTGAGCGGGGGAGTGCTCGAGGGTGAGGGAGCCCGCACCCGACTGTTCGCCTGCTGCGGAGACGCCCTGGCAGATGCGCAGCAGCACCAGCAGCGCCGGGCCGACCATCCCGGCGGTCTCGGAGGACGGGAGACAGCCGATGAGGAACGTGACGACGCCCATGAGCACCAGGCAGAACATCATCACCTTCTTGCGCCCCGCCCGGTCGCCGAAGTGTCCGACGAACACGGCACCGATGGGACGCGCGATGTAGGAGATGCCGAACGTCGCCAGCGACAGCAGCAGCGGGTTCTTCGCGCCCTCGAAGAACACGTGCGGGAACACCAGCGCGGCAGCCGAGGCGAAGATGTAGAAGTCGTAGTACTCGAGCAGGCTGCCGAAAAAGGCGGCCTTCGCGGCCTTCTTCGCGTTGGTGGGATCAGCGTTGGGGTCGACGGACGAGCGGCCTGTGCCGTCACCGTTGCGACCGGAGGCGCCGGTGCCGTAGTCGATGGTCATCGATACTCCTGGGGAGCGAGGAATGTGAACACTGGCGGCCCGAAACGAGCAGGTGTTCGTAGGTCGTACAAGCAAGGTAACCCAGGTCACAGGCTCGAGTCAATAATGGTCGAAATGGTTAGTTCATACTTTCCCGGGCTGCTGCAGGTAGGCCAGGACGACGTCGCCGATCATCGCGCGCAGGTGGGGACGGTTCTCCGCGCCGGTGAGATCCCAGTCGAACAGGGCCTTGAACGTGTACCGATTCGCCACCCGGAAGACGCAGTACGAGCTGATGAGCATGTGGATGTCGAGCGCCGTCGTGTCGGTGCGGAAAATGCCCGCGTCCTGCCCTCGCTGGAGGATCCGATCGAGAGTGCGGATCGCCGGCGCCTGCGTCTCGGGGAGGCCCTCGGCCTGGACGAGGTTGACCCCGCGATTGGTGTTCTCTATCGCGACGAGGCGAATGAAATCGGGGTGCGCCTCATGATGGTCGAACGTCAGCTCGGCGAGCGCCCGGATGGCCTCGGCCGGCTCGAGGTGGTCGACGTCGAGTTGGGATTCCTCGTAGCGAATCTCCTCGTAGGCGCGCTGCAGGACCGCCCGGTACAGGCCGTCCTTGTCGCCGAAGTAGTAGTAGAGCATCCGCTTCGTGGTGGCGGTCTTCGCCGCGATCTCGTCGATGCGGGCCCCGGTCAGGCCCTTGTCGGCGAATTCCGTCATCGCCACCTTCAGGATGTTCTCCCGGGTCTTCTCGGGATTGCGCGTGCGCTTGGCTGCCTGCTTCTCGGCGGGTGCGCCCGTGGTCTCGCTTCGTGTCATTCCTGAAACTCCTGCCTGTGCTGTCTTCCGCGCGGTATGGAGGTATGCTACCGTGACATAACTCACTAGATAGTTAATTAGTTCTCGCACCCCTCCCGGAAGTGATCCTCATGACCTCTCGTGACCTCGATGCCCCCAACGCCCGCCCGTCCTACCTGTGCGGTCTGATCGGCACCGGGATCTCGAAATCGCTGACCCCGCCGCTCCACGAGGCCGAGGGTCGCGC includes these proteins:
- the iolB gene encoding 5-deoxy-glucuronate isomerase; the protein is MNSKYYVPVGSAATGPFDLEVTPESAGWTESSLRVLTLAPGGSAELTTRDDEIIVVPLAGSASVSSEGTEFALTGRRSVFDGPSDFAYVGRDSAYTVASATGGRFALCGARARQKFPFRYVPAADVSVELRGAGNCSRQVHNFGTADRFEADSIIACEVITPGGNWSSYPSHKHDENSDVESQLEEIYYFEIAEAGDTAVDFGGTGFGYHRVYGTVERPIEVLEEVRSGDVVLVPHGYHGPSIAAPGHHMYYLNVMAGPGEERSWNICDDPAHTWLRGSWEHQTVDPRLPLHAPSEGA
- a CDS encoding Cgl0159 family (beta/alpha)8-fold protein, which produces MSETLAHRAVCATYADVTEVRASDPAAIDRAWATRVARPTVRGNGRLMIVAADHPARGALSVGDRPTAMNSRTDLLDRLRTALRNPGVDGVLATADILDDLVLLGALDDKVVISSMNRGGLAGASFELDDRMTGYTAAGTAKAGMNGGKMLCRIDLDDPGTLSTLTACAEAVDSLAAAGLMAMVEPFLSRRVDGKVKNDLSADAVIKSIHISQGLGSTSAYTWMKLPVVDEMERVMDATTLPTLLLGGDPQTAPEETFASWGKALALPSVRGLIVGRTLLYPRDEDVAAAVDTAVSLVH
- the iolC gene encoding 5-dehydro-2-deoxygluconokinase, producing the protein MTTNQTQPNRNGLDVLAIGRCGVDIYPLQTGVGLEHVETFGKFLGGSAANVAVAAARLGCRSALISGVGNDPFGRYVRSALTDLGVDNRYVGIDTDHPTPVTFCEIFPPDDFPLYFYRKPAAPDLQVKPADLDLDAIRDAKLYWSTVTGLSEEPSRSAHFAAWEARGRRSHTVLDLDYRPMFWSSPADATAQVQRALQHVTVAVGNREECEIAVGETNAHKAADALLDLGVELAIVKQGPKGVLGKTRSQSITVPPNEVDVVNGLGAGDSFGGSLCHGLLAGWPLEKILRYANAAGAIVASRLECSTAMPTADEVRELAESTASEAVNV
- a CDS encoding GntR family transcriptional regulator; translated protein: MGAPLAVELDRSSPVPLYFQLAQTIENAIIGGELAPGDRFENELALAKRLNLSRPTTRRAIQELVDKGLLVRKRGVGTQVVQSAVHRPVELTSLFDDLARAGQSPTTKLLDYQVAVPAEDVAAELNLQPGSEVASIRRLRSTNGEPLALMTNHIPVDLAPDPEELEAHGLYHALRARGVHIRLARQRIGAKAASKAEASLLDEKTGAPLLTMNRTAFDDSGSAVEFGSHCYRASRYYFDTTVVDR
- a CDS encoding MFS transporter — protein: MALLVAGALFMEILDATIIAPAVPLIADSFGVDPVDVNIAISAYLVTVAVLIPASGWVADRFGTRRVFVAAIAVFTLASIGCAASVSLPMLVAMRVLQGVGGAMMVPVGRLAVLRSSTKGDLVRAIALLTWPALAAPVIAPLLGGAIATVGSWRWIFVINIPIGLLGILLSLKLVHGAGSRSARKLDWRGLLGVGTGIAAALIALESIRVTGTDWRRVAIGGVVAVVLLVASAVHLVRTPHPLVDVRVLRVRTLRTTVTGGSLYRLIVTAVPFLLPLQFQLGFGWTPFLAGLLVAALFAGNIAIKPFTTPLMRRFGIRPILLVNALLSVGCFGLLAALSSSTPMPVIAGVLFVSGALRSVGFTAYNSLAFSDVDRADLTHANTLNAAVQELAAGLGIALAALALTAFTPLATSSEHGFGSEYSWTFVLLGLLMLGTVVDTLRLPRDAGASVTR
- a CDS encoding substrate-binding domain-containing protein, which codes for MNFPNRRRVAVLACASALVMSLAACSSTGGKPDSSGSGIGAGSADTPRITIAMVTHAAPGDTFWDLIRTGAQDAADKDNVELKYSSDPQAPNQANLVQTAIDSKVDGLALTLATPEAMAPAVKSAQDAGIPISAFNAGYGAWKDMGVSQYFGQDETIAGQAAGNRLNDDGAKHVICVIQQQGQIQLESRCAGAKQTFRGTFETLNVNGEDMPSVNSTIAAKLQQDPSIDGVLTLGAPIALTAVQSVGNAGSPAKVFTFDTNAALVDAISDGSVQWAIDQQPYLQGYLAIDSLWLYLNNGNVIGGGGPTLTGPSFIDKTNIDKVAEYAKAGTR
- a CDS encoding ABC transporter permease — protein: MSTQQDLDLASHKVVHDERVKEQKRLQRLLVRPEVGSLFGAIAIFIFFMIVAPPFRSPEALATVLYASSTIGIMACAVALLMIGGEFDLSAGVAVTTSSLAASMIAYNLHLNLWAGAALALVVSLAVGFFNGYLVMKTKIPSFLITLSSFLMLTGINLAVTKLITGQVATPSVSDMQGFDSAKKVFASSFVVGGVSVRITVVWWLLFTAIATWVLFKTRIGNWIFAVGGNQDSARAIGVPVTKVKIGLFMTVGFAAWFVGMHLLFSFNTVQSGQGIGNEFLYIIAAVIGGCLLTGGYGTAIGAAIGAFIFGMTNQGIVYAGWNPDWFKFFLGAMLLFAVIANNAFRNYAAKR
- a CDS encoding ATP-binding cassette domain-containing protein — translated: MSTTEQIPVDTEPGGGGKIPLIELKHVGKQYGNIIALEDINLRVKAGEVTGVLGDNGAGKSTLIKIMAGLHQQSAGDLLVDGEALTFGSPKEALSKGIATVYQDLAVVSLMPVWRNFFLGQELRKGPLRSLDSNAMRATTKEELHKMGIDLPDVDAPIGSLSGGQRQCVAIARAIFFGARVLILDEPTAALGVKQSGMVLRYISAAKEQGFGVVFITHNPHHAYMVGDHFVLLNRGRQKLDCTFDEISLEELTQQMAGGDELEALTHELRR
- a CDS encoding MFS transporter, which gives rise to MTIDYGTGASGRNGDGTGRSSVDPNADPTNAKKAAKAAFFGSLLEYYDFYIFASAAALVFPHVFFEGAKNPLLLSLATFGISYIARPIGAVFVGHFGDRAGRKKVMMFCLVLMGVVTFLIGCLPSSETAGMVGPALLVLLRICQGVSAAGEQSGAGSLTLEHSPAHRRGFFCSWTLTGTQAGFIVASLAFIPVAALPDETLYSWGWRVPFWCSLLVLVVAYIVRRKLEEPEIFIANKEALDEAPAPLPVVDLFRTHWRDVLRVVFCAFIAVVSTVFSVFGLAYATTPEIGMSRTTMLWVAIAANAVALVSQPLFGMLSDRIGRKPVFIGGAIGSAAGIFLYFAAIGTGNVAMIFLAGILLMGGVYAGTNAIWPAFYAEMFSSRVRYSGMAIGTQLGFALAGFAPTIAQALRGGDPKNWVPVAIFTAVCALIAAASASTAKENSRTPLLDLDKEDVALTRAKAKARV
- a CDS encoding TetR family transcriptional regulator, giving the protein MTRSETTGAPAEKQAAKRTRNPEKTRENILKVAMTEFADKGLTGARIDEIAAKTATTKRMLYYYFGDKDGLYRAVLQRAYEEIRYEESQLDVDHLEPAEAIRALAELTFDHHEAHPDFIRLVAIENTNRGVNLVQAEGLPETQAPAIRTLDRILQRGQDAGIFRTDTTALDIHMLISSYCVFRVANRYTFKALFDWDLTGAENRPHLRAMIGDVVLAYLQQPGKV